One window of Nocardia nova SH22a genomic DNA carries:
- a CDS encoding cupin domain-containing protein, which yields MDKKSLTAVARQQLKTAASATSGRSSQTIYGGHTHSLRQTVIALTAGQSLAEHETQSEATLQVLTGTLVLISGTNEWKGSPGDLLVIPSARHSVKAIDDAVFLLTVAK from the coding sequence ATGGACAAGAAATCGCTGACGGCGGTGGCTCGCCAGCAGCTGAAGACGGCCGCATCCGCCACCAGTGGGCGTAGTTCGCAGACCATCTACGGTGGTCACACCCACAGCCTGCGCCAGACCGTGATCGCCCTGACCGCCGGGCAGAGCCTGGCCGAACACGAAACCCAGAGCGAGGCCACACTGCAGGTCCTCACCGGAACCCTGGTTCTGATCAGCGGCACCAACGAATGGAAGGGATCACCGGGCGATCTGCTGGTGATTCCGTCGGCGCGGCACAGCGTCAAGGCGATCGACGACGCGGTTTTCCTGCTGACCGTTGCCAAATGA
- a CDS encoding dihydrofolate reductase has product MSRVGLIWAQTPSGVIGADNTIPWRVPEDMAHFRAVTADHPVLMGRRTWDSLPERFRPLPGRRNIVITRQADWSAPGAERAESVPGAIELAAADTAWVMGGGEIYREAMVYATDLMVTEIDADIAGDVYAPAIEGDWRVEDAPWQESRSGLRYRIRRFARDAAPAVAR; this is encoded by the coding sequence ATGAGTCGGGTCGGGCTGATCTGGGCGCAGACACCGAGCGGTGTGATCGGCGCGGACAACACCATCCCGTGGCGGGTGCCCGAGGACATGGCGCATTTCCGGGCGGTGACCGCGGACCATCCGGTGCTGATGGGCAGGCGCACCTGGGATTCGCTGCCCGAGCGGTTCCGGCCGCTGCCGGGCCGGCGCAATATCGTGATCACCCGGCAGGCCGACTGGTCGGCCCCCGGCGCCGAACGCGCCGAGTCGGTTCCGGGAGCGATCGAGCTGGCCGCCGCCGATACGGCCTGGGTCATGGGCGGGGGCGAAATCTACCGCGAGGCAATGGTTTACGCGACGGATCTGATGGTTACCGAGATCGACGCCGATATCGCCGGTGATGTGTACGCACCCGCGATCGAGGGCGACTGGAGGGTGGAGGACGCGCCCTGGCAGGAGTCCCGCTCGGGTCTGCGCTATCGCATCCGGCGCTTCGCCCGCGACGCAGCGCCCGCCGTCGCCCGCTGA